Below is a genomic region from Catenuloplanes atrovinosus.
TGAACTGGTCTGACGAGGCGGAGGACGGTCAGGCGCGGTCCGCGTGCATGCCGGCGCGCGCTGGGGAAACGATCTCGACCGACCTCCGAAAACGCGGCGTAGCCTCCTCTCGGCGGGCAGTGCTGGCCAGCGCGGCCAGCGGGGTGCGAAGCACCCACACAGCGGCGATAGATCTTGAGGGTCATACCCCCGCTATAGAAACGCTAACCCGTGTTCGGGCCCGCGTCACGCTCCGTTCCCAAGACCGTGTCGAGAAGATTCGCTCACCGGGCACGTTCGGGGGACAAAGGCTGCCGTCTCAACGTTGCCGCGAGCACGGCGGCGCCGGTCACCGCCACGCCGGCGGCGCGCAGCCGGTCCGCGATGACGGCCAGCGTGGCGCCGGTGGTGACGATGTCGTCGAGCAGGATCGCCGGGCCGGGCGTGTCGCGCAGCCGGGCCGCCTCCCGCGCCCGCACCCGGAACTTGGCCGCGGCCTCGGTCATCCGCCCGGCCGCGGAGAGCTCGGTCGAGTCGGCGCGGGAGCGGGCGGTCAGCGGGCGGGCCAGCGTGGTGCGCACGCCCGCCTCGCGCAGCCGGGACGCGGCCCAGCCGGCCAGCGCGGCGAGGTGGTCGCCCTGCCGCTCCCGCACGGCCCGCGGCGTGGACGGGACCGGCACCAGCACCACGGCGGGCGCGGGCGCGGCGGCGGCCACCACGTCGCCGAGCAGCATGCCCAGCGGCCGGGCCAGCGCGCGGCGGCCACGCTCCTTGTAGTCGAGCAGCGCGCCGCGCAGCACTCCCGCGTACGGCCCGAGCGCGGCACAGGGCGGGAAGCCGGGCGGTGCCGGGTCCGGCCGGGTGGCGAACGGCGTGAGCGTGCGCAGCGCGGCCTCGCACTCGGGGCAGACCGCGCGGCGCAGCGCGCGGCCGGAGGCGCCGCAGCCCGCGCACGCGGACGGCAGGATCAGATCGGTCAGCGTCGCCCAGAGGCCCGCGCCCATGCTCGTACCCCTCCGGTGGTCGTGGTGTTCCGAAGGATAGACCCCCGTCACTGCGCCGAGGGGGCGCGTCTCACTCCTGGAAGAACGGCGCGCTGATCGTGCCGGAGACCGCGTCCGACGGCAGCTCCCCCAGCCGCACCGCGTCGATCCGGGTGGAGCTGAACAGCAGGCTGTAGGCGATGTTGTTGGACACGTAGAGCGCCTCGCTGCCGCCGCCGCCCGGCCGGCTCGGGTTCACCGGGTACGCGGCCAGGTAGGTGACCTGCGCGGTGCCCAGCGCGGTCGCCCGGTCCTGCGCGAACACGCCGTCCACGGTGACCTCCACGATCGCGCCCTGCCGCGCCTTCTGGCCGGCCAGGATCAGCCGGTCCTCGCGGGCGAAGTCCACCGCCGAGATGCTCTGCAGCGACGTGGGCACCTCGCGGACCGAGGCGGAGATCTTCACGTTGGTGTCCGTGCGGATCAGCGCGGCCACGAACACCCGGCCGCCGGAGACCAGGGCGATCCGCTGGCCGTCGTAGGACACCGCCATGTCGGTGATCTCCGGGCCGGGAAGGTTGGGCACCGCGATCGGCGTGAGGCTGGTCGCCTGCGTGCCGAACTGCTGCAACCGGCCGTTCACCACGATCAGGCCGACCAGGCTGTCCGGCGCCTGATCCGCGGTCGCGCCGGGCGCCCAGAGCCACACCGGGCGGCCGGCCTCGGCGTCGCCGAGCGGCGTCCGCAACGGCGGCTTGCCGAGCACCTCGGGCGCCACCACCAGCTCCAGGCCCGCGCCGGTGCCCCGGTCGCGCACCCAGGCGCCGACCGTGCGCTGGCCGAACCGGGAGAACGACGCGTACCGGACGCCGGTGTTGGTCTCCGGCGTCACCAGCGGCACCGCGGCGGCCGGCGCCGGGCTGCTGCCGCCGCCCATCCGCACGATCCGGCCGTCGTAGATCGCGAACCGGCCCGGCTCCGGGACCAGTTGGGACGACGGGTTAGCGGCCAGCACCGCGGCGTCGCCGGCGAACGTGGCGCGCGCCTGGCCCTCCACCTTGACCTGAATGCCTCCGCCCGCGTACGCGCGCAGCGTCCAGTAGAGCTGGGCGCCGAGCCGCCGGATCGCGTCGTCGTCCAGCGCGCCGGCCTCCGCGCTCAGGTTGACCTCCAGCGGGTCGCCCGCCGCGGCCTTGGGCACGTTGCCCTTCTGCTTCACGTTCGCCGGGAGCCCGTCGACCGCCTGGCCGATCAGCGCGGACGGGCCGCCGATCAGCCACTCCAGCAGCTCGGTGGGGCGGCGGTCGGAGGTGATGCTCAGCGGCAGCCAGCGCAGGTCCGGGACGAGCGCGGTCCGCTCCTTGTTCCAGAAGTAGACCGGCGTGTTCGTGTACCGGGCCTCCAGTTCCTCGTCCGGCAGCAGGAGCAGCGGCGGCGCGGTGAACACCCAGTAGCCGTCCTGGCCGGCCACCTGGCCGACGGTGAACGTGTACTCCGTCTCGTCGTTGGTCGGCGGCTCCACCGCGCCGTTCGCGGCGAGCACGCCCAGGTGCTGCACGCGCACCACGGCCGTGGAGGACGACTCCGAATCGGTGATCACGGCCGGCTCGATCAGCCGGACGATGTTGATCTCGTTCGACGGCTTCCACGCGGCGCTCTGGGTCGGCGCCAGGAACGACCGGACCCGGTCCACGGCCTGCTCCGGATCGCCGGCGGCGGCGGACAGGAACGACGCCAGCAGCGCCTCGGGCGAGCTCACGTTCGCCGTCTGCCGGTCGACCGGCAGGATCGGGTTGCCGCCGCCCGGCGCGTCCGGCGACGGCATCTCGCCGTGCACCTGCACGTCGGTCGAGCCGGGGATGCCGCAGCCGGTCAGCCCGGCCGCCAGCAGCAGCGCCGTGACGGCCGCGGCGAACCTCCACCGAGCGCTCACGACGGCGCCTCCTCAGTGACCCGGCGCAGCTCGCTCACGGCCAGCGGCGAGTCCGACGCGCGTGGCGGCAGGTCGTCCGGGACCAGGCGCAGCGGCGCGGCGGTGAGCCGGTCACCGGCCCGGCACGGCAGCGTCAGGCGGAACTGCGCGCCCGCGCCCGGCGCGCCCCACGCCTCCAGCCAGCCGCCGTGCAGCCGCGCGTCCTCCAGGCTGATCGACAGGCCGAGCCCGGTGCCGCCGGTCTGCCGCGCCCGGGACGGGTCGGCCCGCCAGAACCGGTTGAAGACCAGCTTCTCCTCGCCCGGCTTCAGGCCCACGCCGTGGTCCCGGACCGTGATCGACACCGCGGTCTCGTCCGCGCGCATGCGTACCCGCACCGGTTTGCCCTCGCCGTGCTCGATCGCGTTGCCGACCAGGTTGCGCAGGATCCGCTCGACGCGGCGCGGGTCGACCTCCGCGACCATGGCGGCCTCCGGCAGCTCCACCTCCAGCGGTACGCCGACGCGCTCGGCCAGCCCGGCCAGCCGCTCGGTCACCCGCTCCACGATCGGCACCAGGTCGGTCGGCTCCGCGTCCAGCATCGCGAACCCGGCGTCGAACCGGCTGATCTCCAGCAGGTCGGTCAGCAGGTTCTCGAACCGGTCCAGCTCGTTCTGCAGCAGCTCCGCGCTGCGCGCGACCGCGGGATCGAACTCGTCGCGCTCCGCGAAGATCAGGTCGGCGGCCATCCGTACCGTGGTCAGGGGTGTCCGCAGTTCGTGCGAGACGTCCGAGGTGAAGCGGCGCTGCAGCCGGGACATCTCCTCCAGCCGCACGATCTGGCGCTGCAGGTTGGCCGCCATCTGGTTGAACGAGGCGCCGAGCAGCGCGAGATCGTCCTCGCCGTTGACCGCCATCCGCTGGTCGAGCAGGCCGGCGGAGAGCCGCTGCGCGGTGCGGGCCGCGACCCGGACCGGCGTCACCACCAGGCGGGTGACCAGCGCGGTCAGGATCACCAGCAGCACCACCAGCGCGGCGCCGGTGACCAGCACGGTGGTGCGGATCTCGTTCGCCGCCTGGTCCTCCGCGGTCAGCGGCACCACGTAGTACAGCTCGAGCTGGCCGAAGCTGGTCAGCACCGGCGTGCCGTAGACCAGGTACTTCTGCGGCTCGCCGCCGCCCAGCGACGCGGTGCGGATCTGCGAGGACGGGCCCTCGGTCGCCACGCTGGTCTCCAGGTCCCGCGTGATCACCTGGGAGACGTCGTCGACCTGCGGCGCGGTGACCGGTTGCAGGCCGGACAGCTTGTACGCCCGCAGCGACCAGACCCGGCCGCTGACCTGGCTCGCCTCGCCGCCGACCAGGTAGCCGACCGTGCTCGACATGGTGCTCTGCAGCTCCGGGTCGAACCACTGGTTGTGCACGCCGAGCTGCGAGTCGGCCCAGATCTCGCCGGCCCGCAGCTGCGCCTCCGCGTTCGCCGTGGCCTGGTCGAGCAGGATCGTGCTGGCCCGGTTCGCCACGACGAAGGCGAACACGCCGACCAGCACGCTCGACGCGATCAGCGTGATGGCGACCATGCGCAGTTGCAGCGAGCGGCGCCAGGCCTGGCGGGCCACGGCCGCGACCCGGCCGGCGCGCCACGCCACCGCGTGCCACCAGCCGCCGGCCACCCGGCCGGCCGGGGAGTCGCGCAGCCGGATCAGGGCAGCGGTCAGCGCGGCGGCCGCGCGGGACGCGGCGAGCCGTCGGATCAGCGTGAGCGGAGAGGTACGGGTCACAACGCCGTACAGGCTAGCCGTTCCCCGCCTTGTAGCCCACGCCGCGCACGGTCAAGATGATCTCCGGCCGCTCCGGGTCCGGCTCGATCTTGGCGCGCAGGCGCTGTACGTGCACGTTGACCAGGCGTGTGTCGGCCGCGTGCCGGTAGCCCCACACCTGCTCCAGCAGCACCTCGCGGGTGAAGACCTGGCGCGGCTTGCGGGCCAGCGCCACCAGCAGGTCGAACTCCAGCGGCGTGAGCTTGACCTCCTCGCCGTCGCGGCTGACCGTGTGCGCGGGCACGTCGATCGTGATCTGGTTCGTCGGGGGGCCGATCGTCAGCAGCTCCGGCGCCGCGTCCTCGCCCCGGCGCAGCCGCGCCCGCATGCGCGCGACCAGTTCCTTCGGCTTGAACGGCTTCACCACGTAGTCGTCGGCGCCGGACTCCAGGCCGAGCACCACGTCGACGGTGTCGCTCTTCGCGGTCAGCATCACGATCGGCAGGCCGGACTCCGAGCGGATCGACCGGCACACGTCGATCCCGCTCATGCCGGGCAACATCAGGTCGAGCAGGACGATGTCCGGCCTGTTCTCACGGAACGCGGCGAGCGCGCGCTCGCCGTCGGAGACGAATGACGGCAGAAATCCCTCGCTGCGCAGCACGATGCCGAGCATCTCCGCCAGCGCTGGATCATCGTCGACCACCAGGACCCGGGCTCTCATGGCGTCCAATATCGCACTTCCTCCCCACGAACCGCGTGACGCCCGCCGACGGTCTGTGCCGTCCGTCCGTACCGAATCGGGTGATCTCGGGATTTTATCGGCGCGTTTCGCGAGGGGTGGTCGTGGCGTACGGGCGCTCGTCGCGGCGTGCCAGGATTGCCCGAGCGAATCCCTCGACGTCTCATCCCTGGAGCCACCGTTTGGATCACGCGGGTCCCTCCGCCGCGCTTCCGCTGCGTCCGCTCACCGTCGGTGAGCTGCTCGACGCCGCGGTCGGCGTGCTGCGCGACAACGCGCGGACGCTGCTGCCGGCCGGGCTGCTGCTGGCCGCGGCGGAGCAGCTCGCGCTCGCGCCGGTGCGCGCCTGGGCGCAGGCGCCGCCGCCGACGTACGTACCGCAGTGGGAAGACCTTGATCGGTTCTGGGTCCTGCTGACCGTGGGCGCGGCCACCGAGGCGGTCGCGATCCTGCTGCTCGGCGGCGCCGCCGCGCGCGCCGCCTCGGCCGCGCTGCTCGGCACGCGACTGCCCGCCCGCCGGGTGCTCGACCCGCGCGCCACCCGCCTCGGCCCGGTCGTGCTGGTCGCGCTGCTGGTCGGCGCGCTCACGCTGGTCACCGCGTTCACCGGGCTGCTGTGGATTCCGGTGTACGGGCTGACCGGGCTGATCATCCCGGTGCTGGTGGTGGACCGGCTGCGGGTCGGGCGCGCGATCGGCCGCGGGCTGTCCATCGCCACCCGGCACGGCGCGCGCGGGCTGTGGGTGCGGCTGCTCGGCGCCACCGGCTGGCTGGCCATGCGCATCGCGCTCGCGCTCTCCGGCGTGTACACGGTCGACCTGCTCGGGCTCACCCATCCGGGCTGGGCCGCGCCGCTCGGCTTCGTCGTCTGGACGCTGGCGAACACGCTGGCCTACCCGACGCTCGCCTGCCTGGACGCGGTCGTCTACCTGGAGACGCGAATGCGCACCGAAGGGCTGGACATCCGGCTCGCCCGCGCCCGCGCGCACGGCACCGTGACCGAGACCGCGCTCGCCCAGGGGACTCCGGCATGACCTTCAGCCGGTGGTGGACCGAGATGGTGGGCGTGGTCGACGACCGGGTCGGCGCCGGCATCGCCATGCTGATCGTGCTGTTCACCGCGTTCGTGGTGGCGATCGCCTGGTACGCGTACCCGGCCTGGGTGCCGCGCCGCCTGCCCCGGCTGCGGCTGCCCCGATGGCGGCTGCGACGACGGCGCCGCGCGCGCCCGGACGCGGCCGAGGCGATCGAGACCGTGGAGATCGACACGCTGCCGGAGCTGCCGTCCAACTCGCTGGTCACGCTCGCCGACCGGTACGCCGCGGACGGCCGCTACGCCGAGGCGGTCCGCGAGCGGCACCGCGCCATGGTCCGCGAGCTGGTCGAGCACCACGTGATCGAGCACCACCCGGAGTGGACCGTCACGGAGCTGGCCGGCGCCGCCGTCCGCGCCCGGCCCGCGCTGGACGCGCCGCTGCGCACGGCCGGGACGATCTTCTCCGACATCTGGTACGGCCAGCACCCCGCCGAGCCCGGCCACGACCAGCGGATGCGGGAGCTCTCCACGGAGTTGGGCGCGGCGCTGCGGGAGGGGCGGCGATGAGGCGCAGATACCGGATCATCATCCCGGTCGCGGTCGCGCTGGCGCTGCTGCTGGTCACCGGCGTCACGTACGCGATCGAGGAGCCCGATCCGTCGGAGAACACCTACCTGTCACCGGCCGTCACCGAGGGCACCGGGGGCAGCGCGCTCCGCCGGGCCCTGGCCGCGGCCGGCGTCGACGTCCAGCACCTGACCAAGACGTCGGACGCGCTGCTGGAGGCGTACCGGGGCAACGCCACGCTGTTCATCCCGGCGCCGGAGGCGATCCACCCGGAGTACCTGCGCATGCTGGAGCTGCTGCCACCCACCACCCGGATCGTGCTGGTCGCGCCGGCAGCACCGTCGCTGCGCGCGGCCGGGCTCGCGGTCAGCGCGGAGGGCCGGCGCTGGACCACCCGCGCGGTCGCGCCGGACGCGGAGCAGCCCCGGCCGTGCTGGATCGAGGAGGCGCGGGCCGCCGGGGTCGCCGCCGCGCTGCGCCAGCGCTACGACGGCGCCGGGCCGGCCTGCTACGGCCAGGGCCTGATCCGCGCGCTGGACCTGCCGGCCGAGACGTACGTGATCGGCACCGGCGACCCGTTCCGCAACGACCGCATCCGCGAGCACGGCAACGAACGGCTCGCGGTCGGGCTGCTCGGCACCCGCGCGCGCATGATCTGGCTGGACCGGCACCGGCTGGAGCCGCCGCCGCTCTACACCACCGCCCGGCCGAACGGGCCGGAGGCGCCGCCCTCGCTCTACCCGGACGACACCTCGGCCGACGACGGTACGCCGTACGACCGGCCCGCCCCGGACGGCAGCCCGCAGCCGGGCGGCGCCGGCGAGAACGACGGGGACGCGGGCTCCGGCGGAGACGGCGACGACGACCGCGCGGCGGCGCCCGAGCGGCCGGACAACCCGATGTTCGAGGCGTTCCCGCCGTGGTTCTGGGCGATGCTGGTACTGCTCGCGGTCGCGGCGCTGGTCACCGCGCTGTGGCGGGCCCGCCGCCTCGGCCCGCCCGTGGTGGAGCCGCTGCCGGTCCAGGTCCGCGCGCACGAGACCGTGCTCGGCCGCGGCCGCCTCTACCGCCGGGCCCGGGCCGCGGCGCACAGCGCGGAGATCCTCCGCGAGGCCGCCCGGCAGCGGCTCGCCCACCGGCTGCGCCTCCCGCCGGAAGCCGACCTGAGCGCGGCCGTGGCCGCGTACCTGCGCGCGGACGAGCGGGAGGCCCGCCAGGTGCTGTACGACTTCCCGGTGACCGACGACGGCGACCTGGTCTGGCTGGCCGGCGCGCTGCACGACTTGACCACCGCCGTGACACACGAAGGAGACGACCGGTGACCCAGAACGCAGTCGGTGCGGTGGCGACCACCGACGACGCCCGGGAGACGCTGCACCGGCTGCGCGCCGAGGTGGCGAAGGCGGTGGTGGGGCAGGACTCGGTGGTCACCGGCGTGCTCATCGCGCTGCTGTGCCGCGGCCACGTGCTGCTGGAGGGCGTGCCCGGCGTGGCGAAGACGCTGCTCGTCCGGACCGTGGCGGCGGCCCTCGCGCTGGACGCCAAGCGCCTGCAGTTCACGCCGGACCTGATGCCGGGCGACGTGACCGGCTCGCTGGTCTACGACCCGCACACCGCGAAGTTCGAGTTCCGGAACGGGCCGGTCTTCACGAACCTGCTGCTCGCCGACGAGATCAACCGGACGCCGCCGAAGACCCAGTCCGCGCTGCTCGAGGTCATGGAGGAGCGGCAGGTGTCGGTGGAGGGCGTGCCGCGCGCGCTGCCGGACGTGTTCATCGTGGCCGCCACGCAGAACCCGGTCGAGTACGAGGGGACGTACCCGCTGCCCGAGGCGCAGCTGGACCGGTTCCTGCTCAAGCTGACCGTGCCGCTGCCCACCCGCGACGAGGAGCTCGGCGTGCTGCGCGCGCACCACGCCGGCTTCGACCCGCGCGACCTCGCCGCCGCCGGCGTGCGGCAGGTCGCCACCGCGGACGACCTGAACGCCGGGCGCGCCGCCGTCGCCCGGGTCGCGGTCGCGGACCCGGTGCTGGCGTACATGGTCGACATCTGCCGGGCCACCCGCGT
It encodes:
- a CDS encoding ComF family protein, which produces MGAGLWATLTDLILPSACAGCGASGRALRRAVCPECEAALRTLTPFATRPDPAPPGFPPCAALGPYAGVLRGALLDYKERGRRALARPLGMLLGDVVAAAAPAPAVVLVPVPSTPRAVRERQGDHLAALAGWAASRLREAGVRTTLARPLTARSRADSTELSAAGRMTEAAAKFRVRAREAARLRDTPGPAILLDDIVTTGATLAVIADRLRAAGVAVTGAAVLAATLRRQPLSPERAR
- a CDS encoding LpqB family beta-propeller domain-containing protein; this translates as MSARWRFAAAVTALLLAAGLTGCGIPGSTDVQVHGEMPSPDAPGGGNPILPVDRQTANVSSPEALLASFLSAAAGDPEQAVDRVRSFLAPTQSAAWKPSNEINIVRLIEPAVITDSESSSTAVVRVQHLGVLAANGAVEPPTNDETEYTFTVGQVAGQDGYWVFTAPPLLLLPDEELEARYTNTPVYFWNKERTALVPDLRWLPLSITSDRRPTELLEWLIGGPSALIGQAVDGLPANVKQKGNVPKAAAGDPLEVNLSAEAGALDDDAIRRLGAQLYWTLRAYAGGGIQVKVEGQARATFAGDAAVLAANPSSQLVPEPGRFAIYDGRIVRMGGGSSPAPAAAVPLVTPETNTGVRYASFSRFGQRTVGAWVRDRGTGAGLELVVAPEVLGKPPLRTPLGDAEAGRPVWLWAPGATADQAPDSLVGLIVVNGRLQQFGTQATSLTPIAVPNLPGPEITDMAVSYDGQRIALVSGGRVFVAALIRTDTNVKISASVREVPTSLQSISAVDFAREDRLILAGQKARQGAIVEVTVDGVFAQDRATALGTAQVTYLAAYPVNPSRPGGGGSEALYVSNNIAYSLLFSSTRIDAVRLGELPSDAVSGTISAPFFQE
- the mtrB gene encoding MtrAB system histidine kinase MtrB, yielding MVAITLIASSVLVGVFAFVVANRASTILLDQATANAEAQLRAGEIWADSQLGVHNQWFDPELQSTMSSTVGYLVGGEASQVSGRVWSLRAYKLSGLQPVTAPQVDDVSQVITRDLETSVATEGPSSQIRTASLGGGEPQKYLVYGTPVLTSFGQLELYYVVPLTAEDQAANEIRTTVLVTGAALVVLLVILTALVTRLVVTPVRVAARTAQRLSAGLLDQRMAVNGEDDLALLGASFNQMAANLQRQIVRLEEMSRLQRRFTSDVSHELRTPLTTVRMAADLIFAERDEFDPAVARSAELLQNELDRFENLLTDLLEISRFDAGFAMLDAEPTDLVPIVERVTERLAGLAERVGVPLEVELPEAAMVAEVDPRRVERILRNLVGNAIEHGEGKPVRVRMRADETAVSITVRDHGVGLKPGEEKLVFNRFWRADPSRARQTGGTGLGLSISLEDARLHGGWLEAWGAPGAGAQFRLTLPCRAGDRLTAAPLRLVPDDLPPRASDSPLAVSELRRVTEEAPS
- the mtrA gene encoding MtrAB system response regulator MtrA — protein: MRARVLVVDDDPALAEMLGIVLRSEGFLPSFVSDGERALAAFRENRPDIVLLDLMLPGMSGIDVCRSIRSESGLPIVMLTAKSDTVDVVLGLESGADDYVVKPFKPKELVARMRARLRRGEDAAPELLTIGPPTNQITIDVPAHTVSRDGEEVKLTPLEFDLLVALARKPRQVFTREVLLEQVWGYRHAADTRLVNVHVQRLRAKIEPDPERPEIILTVRGVGYKAGNG
- a CDS encoding DUF4129 domain-containing protein gives rise to the protein MTFSRWWTEMVGVVDDRVGAGIAMLIVLFTAFVVAIAWYAYPAWVPRRLPRLRLPRWRLRRRRRARPDAAEAIETVEIDTLPELPSNSLVTLADRYAADGRYAEAVRERHRAMVRELVEHHVIEHHPEWTVTELAGAAVRARPALDAPLRTAGTIFSDIWYGQHPAEPGHDQRMRELSTELGAALREGRR
- a CDS encoding DUF4350 domain-containing protein, with the translated sequence MRRRYRIIIPVAVALALLLVTGVTYAIEEPDPSENTYLSPAVTEGTGGSALRRALAAAGVDVQHLTKTSDALLEAYRGNATLFIPAPEAIHPEYLRMLELLPPTTRIVLVAPAAPSLRAAGLAVSAEGRRWTTRAVAPDAEQPRPCWIEEARAAGVAAALRQRYDGAGPACYGQGLIRALDLPAETYVIGTGDPFRNDRIREHGNERLAVGLLGTRARMIWLDRHRLEPPPLYTTARPNGPEAPPSLYPDDTSADDGTPYDRPAPDGSPQPGGAGENDGDAGSGGDGDDDRAAAPERPDNPMFEAFPPWFWAMLVLLAVAALVTALWRARRLGPPVVEPLPVQVRAHETVLGRGRLYRRARAAAHSAEILREAARQRLAHRLRLPPEADLSAAVAAYLRADEREARQVLYDFPVTDDGDLVWLAGALHDLTTAVTHEGDDR
- a CDS encoding AAA family ATPase translates to MTQNAVGAVATTDDARETLHRLRAEVAKAVVGQDSVVTGVLIALLCRGHVLLEGVPGVAKTLLVRTVAAALALDAKRLQFTPDLMPGDVTGSLVYDPHTAKFEFRNGPVFTNLLLADEINRTPPKTQSALLEVMEERQVSVEGVPRALPDVFIVAATQNPVEYEGTYPLPEAQLDRFLLKLTVPLPTRDEELGVLRAHHAGFDPRDLAAAGVRQVATADDLNAGRAAVARVAVADPVLAYMVDICRATRVSPAFELGASPRGATALLATAKAWGWLAGRDYVTPDDVKAVARATLRHRVRLRPEAELEGVTTDAVLDSVLASVPAPR